A DNA window from Camelina sativa cultivar DH55 chromosome 13, Cs, whole genome shotgun sequence contains the following coding sequences:
- the LOC104736710 gene encoding lon protease homolog 1, mitochondrial-like isoform X5, whose amino-acid sequence MKGFDSNLRLQASSSPEFSNGFLPKRQNFINLNLRNCYHRSFSPTMLKLFTSSASRVHHLTPAIRVGSTSPVESPLFKALSQLTGWNRRSASLGQRAFFCSEPTDGEAAAEAEAKAVESDSEGSDSKSSSAIVPTSPRPEDCLTVLALPVPHRPLFPGFYMPIYVKDPKVLAALQESRRRQAPYAGAFLLKDDPSADSSSTTDAEKNINELKGKELLNRLHEVGTLAQISSIQGDQVILVGHRRLRITEMVSEEPLTVKVDHLKDNPFDMDDDVIKATSFEVISTLRDVLKTSSLWRDHVQTYTQHIGDFTYPRLADFGAAICGANRHQAQEVLEELDVHKRLRLTLELMKKEMEISKIQETIAKAIEEKISGEQRRYLLNEQLKAIKKELGVETDDKSALSAKFRERIEPNKEKIPAHVLQVIEEELTKLQLLEASSSEFNVTRNYLDWLTILPWGNFSDENFDVVRAQKILDEDHYGLSDVKERILEFIAVGRLRGTSQGKIICLSGPPGVGKTSIGRSIARALNRKFFRFSVGGLADVAEIKGHRRTYVGAMPGKMVQCLKSVGTSNPLVLIDEIDKLGKGHAGDPASALLELLDPEQNANFLDHYLDVTIDLSKVLFVCTANVIDMIPNPLLDRMEVISIAGYITDEKVHIARDYLEKTALGDCGVKPEQVEVSDAALLSLIENYCREAGVRNLQKQIEKIYRKIALKLVRAGAVAEEPAVASDPEEAEIVAEVGVVSPENHTDKENPVSSDSSLEESNEEAQTEKMAFEKVMIDESNLADYVGKPVFHAEKLYEQTPVGVVMGLAWTSMGGSTLYIETTVVEDGEGKGGLNITGQLGDVMKESAQIAHTVARKIMLEKEPENQFFANSKLHLHVPAGATPKDGPSAGCTMITSLLSLATKKPVRKDLAMTGEVTLTGRILPIGGVKEKTIAARRSEIKTIIFPEANRRDFDELAENVKEGLEVHFVDDYGKIFELAFGYDKQED is encoded by the exons ATGAAGGGCTTTGATAGTAATCTTCGTTTacaggcttcttcttctccagaatTCTCCAATGGTTTCTTGCCTAAAAGGCAAAACTTTATAAACCTCAATCTCAGAAATTGCTATCACAGATCTTTCTCTCCCACCATGTTAAAGCTCTTCACTTCTTCCGCTTCTCGAGTCCATCATTTGACTCCTGCAATTAGGGTCGGGTCTACTAGCCCTGTGGAGTCTCCATTGTTCAAAGCGTTGAGTCAGCTTACTGGGTGGAATCGGAGATCTGCTTCTTTAGGTCAACGTGCTTTCTTCTGCTCCGAGCCTACCGATGGAGAGGCGGCGGCTGAGGCTGAAGCTAAGGCGGTCGAGTCCGATTCTGAAGGGTCTGACTCAAAATCGTCGTCTGCGATTGTGCCCACTAGCCCTAGGCCCGAGGATTGTTTAACg GTTCTAGCATTGCCGGTGCCGCATAGGCCTCTTTTTCCTGGTTTTTACATGCCAATCTATGTCAAG GATCCTAAAGTACTCGCAGCCTTACAGGAGAGCAGAAGACGACAAGCTCCATATGCCGGAGCTTTCCTTCTGAAGGATGACCCATCAGCTGATTCATCTTCAACCACtgatgcagaaaaaaatataaatgagcTAAAAGGGAAAGAGTTACTTAACCGGCTTCACGAAGTTGGCACACTTGCTCAG ATTTCAAGTATCCAAGGTGACCAAGTTATCCTTGTTGGTCATAGGCGACTTCGCATAACAGAGATG GTGAGTGAGGAACCACTTACCGTCAAAGTCGATCATCTTAAG GATAACCCATTTGACATGGACGATGATGTCATCAAGGCAACATCCTTTGAAGTTATTTCAACGCTTAGGGATGTACTTAAGACAAGTTCATTATGGAGAGATCACGTTCAGACATATACCCAG CATATAGGTGATTTCACGTATCCACGATTAGCCGATTTTGGAGCTGCGATATGTGGTGCAAATAGGCACCAAGCTCAAGAAGTTCTTGAAGAACTGGAT GTTCACAAACGTCTGCGGTTGACGCTGGAATtgatgaaaaaagaaatggaaattaGCAAGATTCAG GAAACCATAGCAAAAgcaattgaagaaaaaattagcGGTGAGCAACGCCGGTACTTACTAAATGAGCAGCTCAAGGCTATAAAGAAG GAGCTTGGTGTGGAGACCGATGATAAATCTGCACTTTCTG CAAAGTTTAGGGAAAGGATTGAGCCGAACAAGGAAAAAATTCCAGCGCATGTATTACAAGTCATAGAAGAAGAGCTTACAAAACTGCAGCTGTTAGAGGCGAGTTCAAGCGAGTTTAACGTGACCCGTAACTACCTAGATTGGTTGACCATATTACCATGGGGAAACTTCAG TGATGAAAATTTTGATGTTGTGCGGGCACAAAAAATTCTGGATGAGGATCACTATGGCTTATCTGACGTAAAGGAAAGAATACTGGAATTTATTGCGGTTGGAAGACTTAGAGGCACTTCACAAG GGAAAATCATCTGCCTCTCCGGCCCTCCTGGAGTTGGTAAAACTAGTATTGGTCGTTCTATCGCACGCGCTCTTAATCGCAAGTTTTTCCGGTTCTCTGTTGGAGGGTTAGCAGATGTCGCTGAGATCAAG GGGCATCGTCGAACATATGTTGGCGCCATGCCTGGAAAGATGGTGCAATGTCTAAAGAGTGTAGGGACATCAAATCCTCTTGTTCTAATCGATGAGATTGATAAG CTTGGGAAAGGCCATGCTGGTGACCCAGCCAGTGCTTTGTTGGAGCTTCTGGATCCAGAGCAAAATGCAAATTTTCTGGACCACTATCTCGACGTTACTATTGACCTATCAAAG GTTTTATTTGTGTGCACAGCAAATGTGATAGACATGATTCCAAATCCTCTGCTAGACAGAATGGAGGTGATTTCTATTGCTGGGTATATCACTGATGAGAAAGTTCATATCGCAAGAGACTATTTGGAAAAAACTGCACTTGGAGATTGTGGCGTCAAACCTGAACAG GTTGAGGTGAGTGATGCAGCTCTTCTTTCATTGATAGAAAATTACTGCAGAGAAGCAGGTGTTAGGAATCTTCAGAAACAGATCGAGAAGATTTACCGTAAG attGCTCTTAAATTAGTGCGTGCAGGAGCAGTCGCCGAAGAGCCTGCAGTTGCAAGTGATCCCGAAGAAGCTGAAATTGTGGCCGAAGTCGGCGTAGTTTCCCCAGAGAACCATACTGATAAAGAAAACCCTGTGTCCTCTGATTCTTCATTGGAAGAATCAAATGAGGAGGCCCAAACCGAGAAGATGGCGTTTGAAAAGGTAATGATTGATGAATCAAACCTTGCGGATTATGTAGGAAAACCGGTATTCCATGCAGAGAAGCTCTATGAGCAGACACCGGTAGGTGTTGTGATGGGTCTGGCTTGGACATCAATGGGTGGTTCAACATTGTACATAGAGACAACTGTTGTGGAGGACGGGGAAGGTAAAGGTGGCCTGAATATAACGGGTCAGCTCGGTGATGTGATGAAAGAAAGCGCACAAATTGCTCACACAGTCGCTAGAAAGATAATGCTAGAGAAAGAACCAGAGAATCAGTTCTTTGCAAACTCCAAGCTTCATCTCCATGTCCCTGCAGGAGCCACCCCCAAGGACGGTCCAAGTGCAGGCTGCACCATGATCACATCTTTATTATCACTTGCCACGAAGAAACCAGTTAGAAAGGATCTTGCAATGACCGGAGAAGTTACACTAACTGGAAGAATTCTTCCTATTGGTGGG GTGAAGGAGAAAACTATAGCGGCTAGGCGAAGTG
- the LOC104736710 gene encoding lon protease homolog 1, mitochondrial-like isoform X1 yields the protein MKGFDSNLRLQASSSPEFSNGFLPKRQNFINLNLRNCYHRSFSPTMLKLFTSSASRVHHLTPAIRVGSTSPVESPLFKALSQLTGWNRRSASLGQRAFFCSEPTDGEAAAEAEAKAVESDSEGSDSKSSSAIVPTSPRPEDCLTVLALPVPHRPLFPGFYMPIYVKDPKVLAALQESRRRQAPYAGAFLLKDDPSADSSSTTDAEKNINELKGKELLNRLHEVGTLAQISSIQGDQVILVGHRRLRITEMVSEEPLTVKVDHLKDNPFDMDDDVIKATSFEVISTLRDVLKTSSLWRDHVQTYTQHIGDFTYPRLADFGAAICGANRHQAQEVLEELDVHKRLRLTLELMKKEMEISKIQETIAKAIEEKISGEQRRYLLNEQLKAIKKELGVETDDKSALSAKFRERIEPNKEKIPAHVLQVIEEELTKLQLLEASSSEFNVTRNYLDWLTILPWGNFSDENFDVVRAQKILDEDHYGLSDVKERILEFIAVGRLRGTSQGKIICLSGPPGVGKTSIGRSIARALNRKFFRFSVGGLADVAEIKGHRRTYVGAMPGKMVQCLKSVGTSNPLVLIDEIDKLGKGHAGDPASALLELLDPEQNANFLDHYLDVTIDLSKVLFVCTANVIDMIPNPLLDRMEVISIAGYITDEKVHIARDYLEKTALGDCGVKPEQVEVSDAALLSLIENYCREAGVRNLQKQIEKIYRKIALKLVRAGAVAEEPAVASDPEEAEIVAEVGVVSPENHTDKENPVSSDSSLEESNEEAQTEKMAFEKVMIDESNLADYVGKPVFHAEKLYEQTPVGVVMGLAWTSMGGSTLYIETTVVEDGEGKGGLNITGQLGDVMKESAQIAHTVARKIMLEKEPENQFFANSKLHLHVPAGATPKDGPSAGCTMITSLLSLATKKPVRKDLAMTGEVTLTGRILPIGGVKEKTIAARRSEIKTIIFPEANRRDFDELAENVKEGLEVHFVDDYGKIFELAFGYDKQED from the exons ATGAAGGGCTTTGATAGTAATCTTCGTTTacaggcttcttcttctccagaatTCTCCAATGGTTTCTTGCCTAAAAGGCAAAACTTTATAAACCTCAATCTCAGAAATTGCTATCACAGATCTTTCTCTCCCACCATGTTAAAGCTCTTCACTTCTTCCGCTTCTCGAGTCCATCATTTGACTCCTGCAATTAGGGTCGGGTCTACTAGCCCTGTGGAGTCTCCATTGTTCAAAGCGTTGAGTCAGCTTACTGGGTGGAATCGGAGATCTGCTTCTTTAGGTCAACGTGCTTTCTTCTGCTCCGAGCCTACCGATGGAGAGGCGGCGGCTGAGGCTGAAGCTAAGGCGGTCGAGTCCGATTCTGAAGGGTCTGACTCAAAATCGTCGTCTGCGATTGTGCCCACTAGCCCTAGGCCCGAGGATTGTTTAACg GTTCTAGCATTGCCGGTGCCGCATAGGCCTCTTTTTCCTGGTTTTTACATGCCAATCTATGTCAAG GATCCTAAAGTACTCGCAGCCTTACAGGAGAGCAGAAGACGACAAGCTCCATATGCCGGAGCTTTCCTTCTGAAGGATGACCCATCAGCTGATTCATCTTCAACCACtgatgcagaaaaaaatataaatgagcTAAAAGGGAAAGAGTTACTTAACCGGCTTCACGAAGTTGGCACACTTGCTCAG ATTTCAAGTATCCAAGGTGACCAAGTTATCCTTGTTGGTCATAGGCGACTTCGCATAACAGAGATG GTGAGTGAGGAACCACTTACCGTCAAAGTCGATCATCTTAAG GATAACCCATTTGACATGGACGATGATGTCATCAAGGCAACATCCTTTGAAGTTATTTCAACGCTTAGGGATGTACTTAAGACAAGTTCATTATGGAGAGATCACGTTCAGACATATACCCAG CATATAGGTGATTTCACGTATCCACGATTAGCCGATTTTGGAGCTGCGATATGTGGTGCAAATAGGCACCAAGCTCAAGAAGTTCTTGAAGAACTGGAT GTTCACAAACGTCTGCGGTTGACGCTGGAATtgatgaaaaaagaaatggaaattaGCAAGATTCAG GAAACCATAGCAAAAgcaattgaagaaaaaattagcGGTGAGCAACGCCGGTACTTACTAAATGAGCAGCTCAAGGCTATAAAGAAG GAGCTTGGTGTGGAGACCGATGATAAATCTGCACTTTCTG CAAAGTTTAGGGAAAGGATTGAGCCGAACAAGGAAAAAATTCCAGCGCATGTATTACAAGTCATAGAAGAAGAGCTTACAAAACTGCAGCTGTTAGAGGCGAGTTCAAGCGAGTTTAACGTGACCCGTAACTACCTAGATTGGTTGACCATATTACCATGGGGAAACTTCAG TGATGAAAATTTTGATGTTGTGCGGGCACAAAAAATTCTGGATGAGGATCACTATGGCTTATCTGACGTAAAGGAAAGAATACTGGAATTTATTGCGGTTGGAAGACTTAGAGGCACTTCACAAG GGAAAATCATCTGCCTCTCCGGCCCTCCTGGAGTTGGTAAAACTAGTATTGGTCGTTCTATCGCACGCGCTCTTAATCGCAAGTTTTTCCGGTTCTCTGTTGGAGGGTTAGCAGATGTCGCTGAGATCAAG GGGCATCGTCGAACATATGTTGGCGCCATGCCTGGAAAGATGGTGCAATGTCTAAAGAGTGTAGGGACATCAAATCCTCTTGTTCTAATCGATGAGATTGATAAG CTTGGGAAAGGCCATGCTGGTGACCCAGCCAGTGCTTTGTTGGAGCTTCTGGATCCAGAGCAAAATGCAAATTTTCTGGACCACTATCTCGACGTTACTATTGACCTATCAAAG GTTTTATTTGTGTGCACAGCAAATGTGATAGACATGATTCCAAATCCTCTGCTAGACAGAATGGAGGTGATTTCTATTGCTGGGTATATCACTGATGAGAAAGTTCATATCGCAAGAGACTATTTGGAAAAAACTGCACTTGGAGATTGTGGCGTCAAACCTGAACAG GTTGAGGTGAGTGATGCAGCTCTTCTTTCATTGATAGAAAATTACTGCAGAGAAGCAG GTGTTAGGAATCTTCAGAAACAGATCGAGAAGATTTACCGTAAG attGCTCTTAAATTAGTGCGTGCAGGAGCAGTCGCCGAAGAGCCTGCAGTTGCAAGTGATCCCGAAGAAGCTGAAATTGTGGCCGAAGTCGGCGTAGTTTCCCCAGAGAACCATACTGATAAAGAAAACCCTGTGTCCTCTGATTCTTCATTGGAAGAATCAAATGAGGAGGCCCAAACCGAGAAGATGGCGTTTGAAAAGGTAATGATTGATGAATCAAACCTTGCGGATTATGTAGGAAAACCGGTATTCCATGCAGAGAAGCTCTATGAGCAGACACCGGTAGGTGTTGTGATGGGTCTGGCTTGGACATCAATGGGTGGTTCAACATTGTACATAGAGACAACTGTTGTGGAGGACGGGGAAGGTAAAGGTGGCCTGAATATAACGGGTCAGCTCGGTGATGTGATGAAAGAAAGCGCACAAATTGCTCACACAGTCGCTAGAAAGATAATGCTAGAGAAAGAACCAGAGAATCAGTTCTTTGCAAACTCCAAGCTTCATCTCCATGTCCCTGCAGGAGCCACCCCCAAGGACGGTCCAAGTGCAGGCTGCACCATGATCACATCTTTATTATCACTTGCCACGAAGAAACCAGTTAGAAAGGATCTTGCAATGACCGGAGAAGTTACACTAACTGGAAGAATTCTTCCTATTGGTGGG GTGAAGGAGAAAACTATAGCGGCTAGGCGAAGTG
- the LOC104736710 gene encoding lon protease homolog 1, mitochondrial-like isoform X4, with the protein MKGFDSNLRLQASSSPEFSNGFLPKRQNFINLNLRNCYHRSFSPTMLKLFTSSASRVHHLTPAIRVGSTSPVESPLFKALSQLTGWNRRSASLGQRAFFCSEPTDGEAAAEAEAKAVESDSEGSDSKSSSAIVPTSPRPEDCLTVLALPVPHRPLFPGFYMPIYVKDPKVLAALQESRRRQAPYAGAFLLKDDPSADSSSTTDAEKNINELKGKELLNRLHEVGTLAQISSIQGDQVILVGHRRLRITEMVSEEPLTVKVDHLKDNPFDMDDDVIKATSFEVISTLRDVLKTSSLWRDHVQTYTQHIGDFTYPRLADFGAAICGANRHQAQEVLEELDVHKRLRLTLELMKKEMEISKIQETIAKAIEEKISGEQRRYLLNEQLKAIKKELGVETDDKSALSAKFRERIEPNKEKIPAHVLQVIEEELTKLQLLEASSSEFNVTRNYLDWLTILPWGNFSDENFDVVRAQKILDEDHYGLSDVKERILEFIAVGRLRGTSQGKIICLSGPPGVGKTSIGRSIARALNRKFFRFSVGGLADVAEIKGHRRTYVGAMPGKMVQCLKSVGTSNPLVLIDEIDKLGKGHAGDPASALLELLDPEQNANFLDHYLDVTIDLSKVLFVCTANVIDMIPNPLLDRMEVISIAGYITDEKVHIARDYLEKTALGDCGVKPEQVEVSDAALLSLIENYCREAGVRNLQKQIEKIYRKIALKLVRAGAVAEEPAVASDPEEAEIVAEVGVVSPENHTDKENPVSSDSSLEESNEEAQTEKMAFEKVMIDESNLADYVGKPVFHAEKLYEQTPVGVVMGLAWTSMGGSTLYIETTVVEDGEGKGGLNITGQLGDVMKESAQIAHTVARKIMLEKEPENQFFANSKLHLHVPAGATPKDGPSAGCTMITSLLSLATKKPVRKDLAMTGEVTLTGRILPIGGVKEKTIAARRSEIKTIIFPEANRRDFDELAENVKEGLEVHFVDDYGKIFELAFGYDKQED; encoded by the exons ATGAAGGGCTTTGATAGTAATCTTCGTTTacaggcttcttcttctccagaatTCTCCAATGGTTTCTTGCCTAAAAGGCAAAACTTTATAAACCTCAATCTCAGAAATTGCTATCACAGATCTTTCTCTCCCACCATGTTAAAGCTCTTCACTTCTTCCGCTTCTCGAGTCCATCATTTGACTCCTGCAATTAGGGTCGGGTCTACTAGCCCTGTGGAGTCTCCATTGTTCAAAGCGTTGAGTCAGCTTACTGGGTGGAATCGGAGATCTGCTTCTTTAGGTCAACGTGCTTTCTTCTGCTCCGAGCCTACCGATGGAGAGGCGGCGGCTGAGGCTGAAGCTAAGGCGGTCGAGTCCGATTCTGAAGGGTCTGACTCAAAATCGTCGTCTGCGATTGTGCCCACTAGCCCTAGGCCCGAGGATTGTTTAACg GTTCTAGCATTGCCGGTGCCGCATAGGCCTCTTTTTCCTGGTTTTTACATGCCAATCTATGTCAAG GATCCTAAAGTACTCGCAGCCTTACAGGAGAGCAGAAGACGACAAGCTCCATATGCCGGAGCTTTCCTTCTGAAGGATGACCCATCAGCTGATTCATCTTCAACCACtgatgcagaaaaaaatataaatgagcTAAAAGGGAAAGAGTTACTTAACCGGCTTCACGAAGTTGGCACACTTGCTCAG ATTTCAAGTATCCAAGGTGACCAAGTTATCCTTGTTGGTCATAGGCGACTTCGCATAACAGAGATG GTGAGTGAGGAACCACTTACCGTCAAAGTCGATCATCTTAAG GATAACCCATTTGACATGGACGATGATGTCATCAAGGCAACATCCTTTGAAGTTATTTCAACGCTTAGGGATGTACTTAAGACAAGTTCATTATGGAGAGATCACGTTCAGACATATACCCAG CATATAGGTGATTTCACGTATCCACGATTAGCCGATTTTGGAGCTGCGATATGTGGTGCAAATAGGCACCAAGCTCAAGAAGTTCTTGAAGAACTGGAT GTTCACAAACGTCTGCGGTTGACGCTGGAATtgatgaaaaaagaaatggaaattaGCAAGATTCAG GAAACCATAGCAAAAgcaattgaagaaaaaattagcGGTGAGCAACGCCGGTACTTACTAAATGAGCAGCTCAAGGCTATAAAGAAG GAGCTTGGTGTGGAGACCGATGATAAATCTGCACTTTCTG CAAAGTTTAGGGAAAGGATTGAGCCGAACAAGGAAAAAATTCCAGCGCATGTATTACAAGTCATAGAAGAAGAGCTTACAAAACTGCAGCTGTTAGAGGCGAGTTCAAGCGAGTTTAACGTGACCCGTAACTACCTAGATTGGTTGACCATATTACCATGGGGAAACTTCAG TGATGAAAATTTTGATGTTGTGCGGGCACAAAAAATTCTGGATGAGGATCACTATGGCTTATCTGACGTAAAGGAAAGAATACTGGAATTTATTGCGGTTGGAAGACTTAGAGGCACTTCACAAG GGAAAATCATCTGCCTCTCCGGCCCTCCTGGAGTTGGTAAAACTAGTATTGGTCGTTCTATCGCACGCGCTCTTAATCGCAAGTTTTTCCGGTTCTCTGTTGGAGGGTTAGCAGATGTCGCTGAGATCAAG GGGCATCGTCGAACATATGTTGGCGCCATGCCTGGAAAGATGGTGCAATGTCTAAAGAGTGTAGGGACATCAAATCCTCTTGTTCTAATCGATGAGATTGATAAG CTTGGGAAAGGCCATGCTGGTGACCCAGCCAGTGCTTTGTTGGAGCTTCTGGATCCAGAGCAAAATGCAAATTTTCTGGACCACTATCTCGACGTTACTATTGACCTATCAAAG GTTTTATTTGTGTGCACAGCAAATGTGATAGACATGATTCCAAATCCTCTGCTAGACAGAATGGAG GTGATTTCTATTGCTGGGTATATCACTGATGAGAAAGTTCATATCGCAAGAGACTATTTGGAAAAAACTGCACTTGGAGATTGTGGCGTCAAACCTGAACAG GTTGAGGTGAGTGATGCAGCTCTTCTTTCATTGATAGAAAATTACTGCAGAGAAGCAGGTGTTAGGAATCTTCAGAAACAGATCGAGAAGATTTACCGTAAG attGCTCTTAAATTAGTGCGTGCAGGAGCAGTCGCCGAAGAGCCTGCAGTTGCAAGTGATCCCGAAGAAGCTGAAATTGTGGCCGAAGTCGGCGTAGTTTCCCCAGAGAACCATACTGATAAAGAAAACCCTGTGTCCTCTGATTCTTCATTGGAAGAATCAAATGAGGAGGCCCAAACCGAGAAGATGGCGTTTGAAAAGGTAATGATTGATGAATCAAACCTTGCGGATTATGTAGGAAAACCGGTATTCCATGCAGAGAAGCTCTATGAGCAGACACCGGTAGGTGTTGTGATGGGTCTGGCTTGGACATCAATGGGTGGTTCAACATTGTACATAGAGACAACTGTTGTGGAGGACGGGGAAGGTAAAGGTGGCCTGAATATAACGGGTCAGCTCGGTGATGTGATGAAAGAAAGCGCACAAATTGCTCACACAGTCGCTAGAAAGATAATGCTAGAGAAAGAACCAGAGAATCAGTTCTTTGCAAACTCCAAGCTTCATCTCCATGTCCCTGCAGGAGCCACCCCCAAGGACGGTCCAAGTGCAGGCTGCACCATGATCACATCTTTATTATCACTTGCCACGAAGAAACCAGTTAGAAAGGATCTTGCAATGACCGGAGAAGTTACACTAACTGGAAGAATTCTTCCTATTGGTGGG GTGAAGGAGAAAACTATAGCGGCTAGGCGAAGTG